In Colias croceus chromosome 8, ilColCroc2.1, the genomic window gttggcaatttaccAACGTATTCATGTACAAAatctaaccttttgcacagaatattaaagaatacatagtagccttgggaaaactttgtattaacagtggcaataccaagttaggtgtgaaagggataaaaaacATGAGTTAGGGTCAATGAACTTCTCGTCAGTCGGCAATCCTAGACGATATCTCCAGTGtcttttggagtactgtataATCTGTGTCGTTGTCAGTTGTCCTTGTCCTCATCCTTGTCACTGTGGTTGTCACTTGTCACTTGTCTGACGTCTCACGTCCGCACTCTGCGACCAGCGACAGCGTCACAGCGTCGGATTTTGGTGATCTTCAGCATTATCTTCAGTGATCTTGGTGATCTTGTTTCTTGAAGCAGAACatcaacatattatatacttgcCCTGTGGCTTGAATAGTTTTATGAGATACCGGtgttattattgataaataatacctttaatataaaaaagctgcTGTAAATTactaacaatacaataaataggCAGTGTGTCGTGTGTTTCAATGGAATAGTCTTTCGATGAGCTATTGATACAACATGGTaagattaatatattttgtatcttGATTTCATTTAGgcttatttttatcattgttttatatttaaactttaacatTGTAATTGAGTTATAATTGAGAATTTATTCCGTAGAGTCCTATTGTCAGATATACAAATGCTAGCTTTccggccgcggcttcgcccgatGTCTATTaactaaaaaattatacatataaacgtTCCTCTTCAATCACTTCgtgtattacaaaaaaatcataatccgttgcgtagttatAGAGATATAAGTATACATAGGAACAGAGAAGTGATTTAgtgatttaaaacaaataaaacaatttctgGTACTTTTTTCCAAAAGAACAAAAagtaagataatattttttaataattttaggataCTTCAAGGACCGGCTCTCCTGGTATGATGGCACCAGCCCCAATGTTGCCACCACCTATGCTAGGTGGCATGCCTCCACCAATGCCTCCAGCTGTTGCTATGCCCCCTGTGCCTGGCATGCCACCTAACATGGCTGGTATCCCCCCTCCGATGGGATATCCTCCAATGATGCCATTTTCAATGCCACCACCTGGTTTTCCACCATTCAAGCCAGTAAGTAAATATTTCTCTTGTTGTAATGGTAAGAATGTGagttttacattatttttttgtgtcttGTGTATGTTGTGTAGAGAAGCTGACTAAAAACTTCAAATTCACTTTGGTTACATACCTTGTATATGTCATaagtattgtataaaaataaattctattataaaaacaaataaagagGAGTTTATCCATCATAATTTTAGGATCTAAGTGCACCAGCTCCTGAAATATCACCAATGGCTAACCAGAACAGCCCATGGTCTGAGCATAAAGCTCCAGATGGACGCACATACTATTACAATTCTATAACAAAGCAGAGTTTGTGGGAAAAACCAGATGATTTGAAAACTGCAGCTGAGGTAATTATCCAAACTTAACCTAGCTTTATTGTAATGAAATTACTgagttgtttttattgtaataaaggTACAcacttgtttaaaatttataatatacttgtacttataactttatttaaaaattacttttttaacaaaataaagtgGTAAGTAAGTAATAGGTTAAATATGTATACAGTCATAAATGGTAATACTAcagttaacaataaattacagAAACTTTTGTCATCTTGCGTCTGGAAAGAGTACACAACAGATGCAGGCCGTGTATACTATCATAATATTGAGACAAAAGAATCCAGTTGGGTGATTCCAAATGaattacaagaaataaaagacaaaATTGCAGCAGAAGAGGCAGCGCAGTAAGTTATAGCAcagatttttattgtttgatttgATCTTacattattacttaattaattaatactcaTGTGTGGTttttcagggataaaacctatcctatgtgttaatccaaattaCCTGCTATATgagtgctaaatttcattgtaatcggttcagtagttttttcgtaaaagagtaacaaacatacacacctgcacatacatatacatccatcctcacaaaataataaaggatAACAAACATCAACATATttcttattgttttaataatttcagaaCTGGTTTAAATGCAGAATTGCCTACTGGAGATGTACCCTTGCCCTCATCACCTGCCACAGGCACCACTGGGAGTTCAGCCTTGGATGAAGCAATGGCCAAAACTTTAGCTGCTATTGATCCTTCTTTAGCTAATGCCATTCCGATACCTGATGAAAGTAAGCAAGATTCCTATGTCctgtcaattttatttaaattgattaataTGAACATGTTTTATTAGCATTTGAGCTTAAAATTTTGgtcatttatttgtattgttttgagataaaaatataaattgcatttatttatattttaatgattttacagTTAAACCAGAAGAAATTGCAGCTCCACCCCAAATGAATGGAGGTGATGGATCAGAAATGACGGCTGAATTCCAATACAAGGATAAGAAAGAGGCCATTGAAGCTTTTAAGGAACTTTTGCGCGACagggtaaataaaaaataaatctgctaaaacgaaattttaaaaacgaatACAAAAAGCGTCATCCATTTTTCATTTCTATTccttatgtaataaaaatttacattaatttacttaaaatgtttttgaagATTATTATCATTGTTTATCATTccgatttttttaagaatgtaCCATCTAATGCATCATGGGAGCAATGTGTCAAGATAATATCAAAAGATCCACGATATGCTACTTTCAAGAAACTAAGTGAGAAAAAACAAGCTTTCAATGCTTACAAGACACAAAAGATTAAGGATGAGCGAGAAGAACAGAGGttggaaataaaaaagtacattATTAAAGTACTcctttttcttattaaatttatattaaatttaaaatgttctttATAGATTGAAGACTAAGAAGAATAGGGAGAATCTTGAAGAATTTCTGTTAAGCTGTGACAGAGTAACTTCACTCACCAAATACTATAAATGTGAGGAAATGTTTGGGAATCTTGAGGTATGTAACAAATGGTCAAACTTGTATTGAATgcattattcaatttatatccGTTTTTTTATCAGCTGTAAATCAGTGAGTAtcagaatattttatataaaatatagaatgtgtaaaaatttgtacaaattaagttactaataaaatgcAAGTTAATCATTTGACCAGGTTTCTGTATATTTTCTCTATGGGCATTTCAGTATGGGAAAAGTATtcctaatttatattttcatgtcaaCATTTATTTTCGCGCCAAAAGCAGTGCAGATGAAAACGCATTTAAAAAGGTAGTTTTGTGTtacatattgtttaattattgtagattTGGCGCTGCGTACCGGATTCTGATCGCCGCGACATATATGAGGACTGCATTTTCACAATCACCAAACGTGAAAAGGAAGAAGCTAAAGCACTAAAGAAACGGAACATGAAAATGTTGGCACAGGTATTCTATTCTTTTAtacttaaaaacatattatttaatttaaatatgttgaaCTAAATATAGGTAACAAATAAAGTTGACCAAAAAAACTGTCtcttttgtttctttttttgtttttaggtATTGgaaaatatgaatgaaataacTTATAGCAGTACTTGGAGTGAAGCCCAGGTACTGCTTCTGGAGAACTCGGCGTTTAAAAATGATGTTAGTCTACTGGGAATGGATAAAGAAGATGCACTCATAGGTATACAGATATATATCTgtacaaaaaattgtatttaaaatatgcattacTTACATgactatataataaatagcagtTTCCTTTAATGCAAACAGCTACAACCTGCAATTAATCAGCTTAAAAGAGCAATActtaataatgtttatgttttacaaGTTTTGAAAGTTGTGATATTTCACAATGTAAAGCTgtctttttcatttttttagtatttgagCAACACATAAGAAATTTAGAGGCGGAATATGCTCAAGAAAAGGAACAGGTCAAAAAGAGGAATAAAAGACAACAGAGGAAAAACAGGGATAACTTTTTGGTAAggttataacaaaaaataaaatgctaaCCCAATTTTGTTGCACTTTTCTTTTTACATACGGTTGatgcatttttaaatattattatgtatttttcagTATGAATTTGTatggtaaaatataaaattaatatttaattttactttttatacataagACCAATAATAATAGATCTTATGTACATCTTTATTAactgtaagtatataataaaaaaaatccaaaacaAGTTCCAAGTTCCAAAACTTAAAGTATGTCTTATTACAACAGGCATTACTTGACGGTCTGCACGAAGAAGGCAAGTTAACATCAATGTCACTATGGGTTGAGCTGTATCCAGTAATTTCTGCTGATATGAGGTTTTCAGCCATGCTCGgtgagtataaataaaaaaattatagtaagtaggtgtagtgtttgattttacgcgagtattatacatttagaaattaaagactttttaacggattttaaatatatataaatcgcgtttaaaatccgttaaaatatctttaatttctaaattatactaagatatttttaaatctctgGTTCTATGCAATTATAGACATGTCAATTGTAATTCCgacatagatattatttttttttagaagcccagaatttctatttattattttgtgataaGTAGTTGAAAACATATTAGTTATAtcgtatttttcttatttttccttttcttAGTGTCGTATCAATTAGAGACTCTTGAAACACGATGTTTTTAcgacttataattttataaaacctcTAGGTCAAAGCGGATCGACACCGTTAGATCTATTCAAATTCTACGTGGAGAACTTGAAGGCGCGATTCCACGACGAGAAGAAGGTTATAAAGGAAATTCTCAAGGAGAAGCagtttgaagtgaaaactgaCACCACGTTCGAGGAGTTTGCGACAGTTGTATGTGAGGATAGCAAGTCGGCGTCACTTGATGCGGGCAACGTCAAGCTTACGTATAACTCGCTGCTTgaaaaggtaaaaaaaaactttgttgAATTAATTTCTCGTTCATTTAGTGACCTTGAAGTAGAATAAGTACACTTTAAtagaggtaaataaataacaaggtGACCTTTGGAGCAAAATGATTGTGTGGATGAATGTATTTGTATTAGTACGGCATTTCCGATTAAGTTGCCAACATGTACTTAGCAGTTTTTGTGGTCataaatttcatacaattttgtaataatgcgATAGAAGCGTTTTACCTATGTTCTAACgtcattttgtttttatttgttgagaaattacgatatatctcgtcaataaaataaaacaattcttGCATTACAAacccatacattttactttttttaattttcctcCCACTAGGCGGAAGCGCGCAACAAAGAAAAGATAAAAGAAGAGACGAAAGCGCAGAAGAAGATAGAGAGCGCGTTCAAGTGGGCGCTCTCTGATGCGGACGTGGACCATCAGCTCAGCTGGCAGGAGGTGCGAGAGAAGTTAGATCTTACTGCGCCAGAGTTTGCCGCTGTACCCAATGAGGAGGACAGGATTCGTATATATAAGGTGAGATTTAGGAGTTATTTGTTTCCTTAGAATGTGTTGAATATTAACACATTgacgaaaaataaacaacttgaCTCAAAAACTCTGCCTTCGCGTGTTTAAGGCAGAGTTTCAAAATGAGCGACTTTGAGTTTTACTGCTACGAAATATAGTATATCAATGAACGTTTAATAAATCGtgagataaaaaaatgttttatgaattttgtgattataaatttaaattaaacacctTTAACAGGACTTCCAACATGAACAAGAGGATAGCTGTATGCATTATCATCATCCAAAGCCAAAGAAGTCGAAAAGATCGAAGAAGAAGAAGCGTTCTCGCTCTGCATCTTTGGTATGTTATTTCAACAATAAGTTGTCTTCCTTCTTTAatgttgcatttttttttgttcaattaatAGAATTGTTATATTAGTTATAACCTTGTATCTATAAATTGGTaacctttttaaaaatatggtaATTTATAAACCCACAAAGCGATTacgttttcataaaaaaaatgtatcaccATTTTGttgatttcaatgaaattttatcttataatttcTCCATTTACGTAATCCATAATGGCGTCATATTTGCAGTCGGTGTCCCGATCGCCGTCACCAGTGTTGCCGTCTCGCTCAGACAGCCGCAGCCGGGACAAGGGCGAGCGAGACGCAGATAAGGCTGAGAAGAGTGACCGCGAGAAGGAAGAGCCGGGAGAGTTAGAGAAGGGGGAAGTGGAACGGTCGCCGACACCTGTTTCGCCGTCGTCGGAAGATACGCGCAAACATAAGAAGTCTAAGAAGAAACATAGGAAACATTCGCCGCCGCCGGTATGTTAAAAGAtgttttaacttatttatttgaaagaaagtTTGTTTCTACTAaccatgaaaataaaattgggAGTTATGTGAAGACCTATCATTGTCAATAaggttttttataaaattttgcaaaactttaaaatatttcctaaaaaataatttgtgctTTGAATTAGTTTCAATATCATAAAACTTGGTCATATCAATCATcagaaatttatttgataaatgaaaaaaataatcttatttattttcaataaacttttttactaaaaatatcaCAATGTAACATTTCACAGAAATCGCCAACCCCAGAGGAGGGTGGTATATCCGAAGAGGAGGTGCCTCGCCCAAAGAAGAAGAGCAAGAGGTCAGCGCCCAGCAGCCCTGAAGACGAGCCCTCGCACAAGCCCAAGAAGAAGAAGGACAAAAAGGACAAGAAGGAGCGGTGAGCTTTGTTGTTTATGACTATATCGGTTTAAGCGCCATCTAGTGTTAGTAAGCGGGTTGTTTTTgatttctataatttttgtttgctaccataatattttgttcgcAACGTCATggcattaatttatataaattacctacataataaaaatattcaaaaatacagctaaaaattttttaaaatcaaaaaggACCCACTATTAGTATTTTGTAGTACATTGGAGGGATTGGGATGTAGCTTACACAGtaactaatattttacattcataatagattgaataatattcactcacattttaataatgatcCAAGTAGGTTTTGCTTGATTTGTATAGTTCACTTGATCATAGTTCTCATAACTAACTTCCTAGCGTAAACTTAGTTTTAAGTATGAACCATTCATCTACttagaatataaaattgaccataaatatttaatacccGTGTATTTGGAATTTGGATTGAGAATAGTATACCTAttactataaatttaaaatcaatagaAGAATTttacgaatttatttttaaatatacatatatttttgtattggaTCCTTTCCAAGTACATGGAGCttcctttattttcattcattttatgcTTACGAGACGCAATAGGGATTTTGCAAGGTGAGAAgttgtaatattagtagtcatttgaaatttatttattttgcactagttgaatttaaaagaaaaaagcaATTATAtgacattattaatattaatgttgtaatttaatatgctttttattattgttttgatttggTACGAGTGCCTTGCCCGACAACACACTTCACctataaaatcattaatttcaGATAACCATAATATTCATGGGTCGCGTTTAGCGGGGCGGTCGTTAGTTATGTACTCGTATCATAAGGCGCGGTAATTAACGGCTCGTCCAGAAAGGGCGAAACGGCGGCACGTTTTGGATTATATTGCTCGCGCCACAGTTAGCGCCAGCAATATACGCCAAAACGTGTCGGCCAGTAAATAATGTGTATGAATGCGAAGGTCGGGCGGCGCGGTGCCGGCGTGGAGCGACGCCGAGCTGGAGTCGCGGCGCGCGGCGCTGCTCGCGCAGCTGCACGAGCAGGAGACCGACTGACGTCGCCCGCACATACACATCTTCAACGACTACCCGCGCCCGCCCCGCAAACCGGCCCCGCTCGACCTGCCCCACTCGCCGCCCGCCCCCGCCCCCGCCGTCGCCGAGCTCGACCCCCCCTCCGACACCCCCCCCAAACTCGAGGCGCCGTCGGAAGATTCAGACGCATAAGTTATGTGATGCCCGCGGGCGGTGGTGGTCGCTCATCGGGCGGCTCGCTCGTTTGATCGCTTTATAATAGTGTCACTCTCATATAGCGCAGTGAAAAACAATTTAGTGAATAAGCAAAACTGAagtgaaattttgtacatatttttttctgaCAGTATGAATAATGCTCAGGTGTCTGTTGTGTTAGTAGTGTGGAATAGTAATTagttgaaattttattatattagcatAGTAGAGTTATGCTGTCCCAATTAATCGCAATTACTCGTACATTATGATGTGCATTTGTCTGTCAATATAAGTTATCTtctaatgtatattttattgatatcatTGATTGTAGTGTTTAACTCGACATACATTTTAGGATAAGATCAGATAATAACATTTATGTAATCTTGTCTTTTATCTACCTAGCAAACTGGGTAATGTAAATTAcagtttttaaaactttaaataaaaaattcattttgtaaaatgcttttttatttttaaatataaatgcacttaaacttatttataacaatcatattacatatatgaaatataaatattattaaaaactccatgatttaaatatgtgtgtataatttataatatgtgtaaatattgttgattttttgagttataattttacctaaaaaatattcttgcaCTTGTTAGACTgtaatataaaagtttatattcTTCTTCAAGGGTTTTCAGTTTCTTCTCTGATAAAGCCAATGCTTGCTGCAATTGCACTGATCCCTTGTTTTTCTGATCTTCAATCGTTCGCCTTTCGTCTTTAATATGATTCCATATAGAATCAAACCAATGTAAAGATTCAAAATTGCAgtcctaaaacaaaatattacattaattttctgcaagtaaaatattaaatggatGTATATGTAgatagaatatttttacaacacaagtattaatttacatatataaaacaCTAGCTGTTTCCCGCGCTTtcactcgcattgctccgctcctgttggtcttagcgtaatgataatatatagcctatagccttcctcgttaaatgggctatttaacaccgaaataatttttctgagattaacgcgttcaaacaaacaaacaaactcttcagctttataatatttgtatagattatagtatagattggTATGAgctaatattgaaaattagtGCGTACCTGGTCCAAT contains:
- the LOC123693518 gene encoding pre-mRNA-processing factor 40 homolog A isoform X2 — protein: MDTSRTGSPGMMAPAPMLPPPMLGGMPPPMPPAVAMPPVPGMPPNMAGIPPPMGYPPMMPFSMPPPGFPPFKPDLSAPAPEISPMANQNSPWSEHKAPDGRTYYYNSITKQSLWEKPDDLKTAAEKLLSSCVWKEYTTDAGRVYYHNIETKESSWVIPNELQEIKDKIAAEEAAQTGLNAELPTGDVPLPSSPATGTTGSSALDEAMAKTLAAIDPSLANAIPIPDEIKPEEIAAPPQMNGGDGSEMTAEFQYKDKKEAIEAFKELLRDRNVPSNASWEQCVKIISKDPRYATFKKLSEKKQAFNAYKTQKIKDEREEQRLKTKKNRENLEEFLLSCDRVTSLTKYYKCEEMFGNLEIWRCVPDSDRRDIYEDCIFTITKREKEEAKALKKRNMKMLAQVLENMNEITYSSTWSEAQVLLLENSAFKNDVSLLGMDKEDALIVFEQHIRNLEAEYAQEKEQVKKRNKRQQRKNRDNFLALLDGLHEEGKLTSMSLWVELYPVISADMRFSAMLGQSGSTPLDLFKFYVENLKARFHDEKKVIKEILKEKQFEVKTDTTFEEFATVVCEDSKSASLDAGNVKLTYNSLLEKAEARNKEKIKEETKAQKKIESAFKWALSDADVDHQLSWQEVREKLDLTAPEFAAVPNEEDRIRIYKDFQHEQEDSCMHYHHPKPKKSKRSKKKKRSRSASLSVSRSPSPVLPSRSDSRSRDKGERDADKAEKSDREKEEPGELEKGEVERSPTPVSPSSEDTRKHKKSKKKHRKHSPPPKSPTPEEGGISEEEVPRPKKKSKRSAPSSPEDEPSHKPKKKKDKKDKKER
- the LOC123693518 gene encoding pre-mRNA-processing factor 40 homolog A isoform X1 — encoded protein: MDTSRTGSPGMMAPAPMLPPPMLGGMPPPMPPAVAMPPVPGMPPNMAGIPPPMGYPPMMPFSMPPPGFPPFKPDLSAPAPEISPMANQNSPWSEHKAPDGRTYYYNSITKQSLWEKPDDLKTAAEKLLSSCVWKEYTTDAGRVYYHNIETKESSWVIPNELQEIKDKIAAEEAAQTGLNAELPTGDVPLPSSPATGTTGSSALDEAMAKTLAAIDPSLANAIPIPDEIKPEEIAAPPQMNGGDGSEMTAEFQYKDKKEAIEAFKELLRDRNVPSNASWEQCVKIISKDPRYATFKKLSEKKQAFNAYKTQKIKDEREEQRLKTKKNRENLEEFLLSCDRVTSLTKYYKCEEMFGNLEIWRCVPDSDRRDIYEDCIFTITKREKEEAKALKKRNMKMLAQVLENMNEITYSSTWSEAQVLLLENSAFKNDVSLLGMDKEDALIVFEQHIRNLEAEYAQEKEQVKKRNKRQQRKNRDNFLALLDGLHEEGKLTSMSLWVELYPVISADMRFSAMLGQSGSTPLDLFKFYVENLKARFHDEKKVIKEILKEKQFEVKTDTTFEEFATVVCEDSKSASLDAGNVKLTYNSLLEKAEARNKEKIKEETKAQKKIESAFKWALSDADVDHQLSWQEVREKLDLTAPEFAAVPNEEDRIRIYKDFQHEQEDSCMHYHHPKPKKSKRSKKKKRSRSASLSVSRSPSPVLPSRSDSRSRDKGERDADKAEKSDREKEEPGELEKGEVERSPTPVSPSSEDTRKHKKSKKKHRKHSPPPKSPTPEEGGISEEEVPRPKKKSKRSAPSSPEDEPSHKPKKKKDKKDKKERSGGAVPAWSDAELESRRAALLAQLHEQETD